In Thermoplasmata archaeon, the genomic window CAGCTGGGGGTCTCGGGCACGCACTGGGGGCCCGGCTGGAAGGCCGGCCGAGATCGCCGGAGCGCGGCCGAAGCGCTGGCCGCGGTCGACGCGTTGGAGCTCGGCACACGCCCTCTCAGCGCCCTCTCCGGCGGGGAGCTGCAGCGGATCTTCCTCGCCGAGGCGCTCGTCGGGAGGCCGGACATGCTGCTGCTCGACGAGCCGCTGTCGAACCTCGACCTGCGTCGGACGCGGGAGCTGGTCGAGGTGGTCCATCGCCTGGTCCGGGCCCGCCACGTCACGACGCTCCTCGTCGCGCACGACATCAACCCGCTGATCGAATGCCTCGACAAGGTGATCTACATCGCGAACGGCCGGGTCGCCACCGGGACACCGGCCGAGGTGCTGACCTCGGCGTCGCTCACCGAGCTCTACGGCGTGCCGGTCGAGGTCCTCCACGACTCGCGTGGCAACATCGTGATCGTGGGCGGCGAGGACCCACACGAGCGGGAGGGCCGATGACGAACTCGTTCAGCTGGAACTTCGTCACCGACCTTCGGGCGATGTGGCA contains:
- a CDS encoding ATP-binding cassette domain-containing protein — its product is MATSSLRSDAPAAGADGAPALRAEGLTVAYRDKRVWQDANFEVEPGEFVAVIGPNGAGKTTLFRLLLGLQRPASGRLRLFGAPPRRGNPRIGYVPQRHTIDNDTHVAANALVQLGVSGTHWGPGWKAGRDRRSAAEALAAVDALELGTRPLSALSGGELQRIFLAEALVGRPDMLLLDEPLSNLDLRRTRELVEVVHRLVRARHVTTLLVAHDINPLIECLDKVIYIANGRVATGTPAEVLTSASLTELYGVPVEVLHDSRGNIVIVGGEDPHEREGR